Proteins from one Ricinus communis isolate WT05 ecotype wild-type chromosome 9, ASM1957865v1, whole genome shotgun sequence genomic window:
- the LOC8269374 gene encoding protein CUP-SHAPED COTYLEDON 2, with protein sequence MKQLYRFMHYRHFDNGDAGHLPPGFRFHPTDEELITYYLLKKVLDSNFTGRAIAEVDLNKCEPWELPEKAKMGEKEWYFFSLRDRKYPTGLRTNRATEAGYWKATGKDREIYSSKTCALVGMKKTLVFYRGRAPKGEKSNWVMHEYRLEGKFAYHYLSRSSKDEWVISRVFQKSGGATTSSSSSNATKKTRFNNINLYPEASSPSSVSLPPLLDPTTTTTASTTALNDRDSCSFDSHSQHEHVSCFSTIAAAASAAANQNNFDFAPPPPSLPAMADPFGRYSRNMGVSAFPSLRSLQENLQLPFFFQSPAPAMATPFSGSGTNPTNWMAGSEDGGADGGGGRVSIVPTELDCMWTY encoded by the exons ATGAAGCAGCTTTATCGATTCATG CACTATCGCCATTTTGACAACGGTGATGCTGGCCATTTGCCTCCTGGCTTTAGGTTTCACCCAACTGACGAGGAGCTTATTACTTACTATCTTCTGAAGAAAGTTCTTGACAGTAACTTTACTGGTAGAGCTATTGCTGAAGTGGATCTTAACAAGTGTGAACCATGGGAGCTTCCTG AGAAAGCAAAAATGGGGGAGAAAGAATGGTACTTCTTCAGCTTGAGAGATAGGAAGTACCCAACTGGTCTTCGAACTAATAGGGCTACTGAAGCTGGTTACTGGAAAGCTACTGGAAAAGATAGGGAGATTTACAGCTCAAAGACTTGTGCACTTGTTGGAATGAAGAAGACTTTAGTGTTCTACAGAGGAAGAGCTCCTAAAGGAGAGAAAAGCAACTGGGTCATGCATGAGTATCGTCTTGAAGGCAAATTTGCTTACCATTATCTATCACGTAGCTCCAAG GACGAGTGGGTTATCTCCCGAGTGTTTCAGAAGAGTGGTGGTGCCACCacaagcagcagcagcagcaatgCCACCAAGAAAACCCGCTTCAACAATATCAATCTCTACCCAGAAGCCAGCTCTCCCTCTTCAGTGTCTCTACCACCTCTTCTGGATCCTACCACCACTACTACTGCCTCAACAACTGCTCTCAATGACCGTGACAGCTGCTCTTTTGACAGCCATTCCCAGCATGAGCACGTGTCCTGTTTCTCCACCATTGCAGCCGCTGCTTCTGCCGCTGCTAACCAGAACAACTTTGATTTTGCTCCACCTCCACCAAGTCTGCCAGCTATGGCTGATCCATTTGGAAGATATTCAAGAAACATGGGGGTTTCTGCTTTCCCTAGCCTAAGGTCTCTGCAAGAAAATCTTCAGCTTCCCTTCTTCTTCCAATCACCAGCCCCAGCAATGGCCACACCATTCAGTGGAAGTGGCACCAATCCCACGAACTGGATGGCTGGCTCAGAAGACGGGGGGGCTGACGGTGGTGGTGGAAGGGTATCAATTGTTCCCACTGAGCTTGATTGCATGTGGACCTACTga